In one window of Candidatus Avedoeria danica DNA:
- the xerD gene encoding site-specific tyrosine recombinase XerD, translated as MRQHVDDFLRYLEVERRYSAHTLTAYRNDLTQFIAFLAEPSLLGPAPTRWADVGRDRIVDHVLHLKERGYSSATVARKVAAAKSLFRFLTAEGVVREDPTAALEAPSVDKRLPRTLGRADVDRLLDAPLANSGPKAMRDAALLELLYATGMRVSELVALDVGDIDLAGETVRCFGKGAKERVVPLYHRAAAVLADYLQHGRIAYLKRGDEKALFLNPRGTRLTRQGLWLIIKEYVKAIGIRIDVTPHTLRHSFATHLLDGGANVREVQKLLGHSNVSTTQIYTHVSNERLRAAYDQAHPRA; from the coding sequence ATGCGGCAACACGTCGATGACTTCCTCCGCTATCTCGAGGTCGAGCGCCGCTATTCGGCCCACACGTTGACGGCGTACCGCAACGACCTGACCCAATTCATTGCGTTCCTGGCCGAGCCGAGCCTGCTCGGGCCGGCGCCGACGCGTTGGGCCGACGTCGGCCGCGACCGGATCGTCGACCATGTCCTGCACCTCAAAGAACGGGGTTACTCGTCGGCGACGGTGGCGCGCAAGGTGGCGGCGGCCAAGAGCCTGTTCCGCTTCCTCACCGCCGAGGGCGTCGTCCGCGAAGACCCGACGGCCGCGCTCGAGGCGCCGAGCGTCGACAAGCGCCTGCCGCGCACGCTCGGGCGTGCGGACGTCGACCGCCTCCTCGACGCGCCGCTCGCCAACTCGGGCCCGAAAGCGATGCGTGACGCCGCGCTGCTCGAGCTCCTCTACGCGACCGGCATGCGTGTGAGCGAGCTCGTGGCGCTGGATGTCGGCGACATCGACCTGGCCGGCGAGACCGTGCGGTGCTTCGGCAAGGGCGCCAAGGAGCGCGTCGTGCCCCTCTATCACCGCGCCGCGGCCGTGCTGGCGGACTATCTGCAGCACGGCCGGATCGCATATCTGAAGCGCGGCGACGAGAAGGCGCTGTTCCTCAACCCGCGCGGCACGCGGCTGACGCGGCAGGGCCTCTGGCTGATCATCAAAGAGTACGTGAAGGCGATCGGCATCCGGATCGACGTCACGCCGCACACGCTGCGGCACAGCTTCGCCACCCACCTGCTCGACGGCGGCGCGAACGTGCGCGAGGTGCAGAAGCTGCTCGGCCACTCCAACGTCTCGACGACGCAGATCTACACCCACGTCTCCAATGAGCGCTTGCGCGCGGCGTACGATCAGGCGCACCCGCGTGCCTGA